From one Paenibacillus terrae HPL-003 genomic stretch:
- the cobM gene encoding precorrin-4 C(11)-methyltransferase — protein MSLEPKVYIVGAGPGDPELITVKGSRILRTADVVLYTDSLVNDELIATAKPEAQVLQSSGMDLERQVEIMSEAVLAGRSVARVHTGDPAVYGAILEQMVLLKQRGVAYEIVPGVSSVFASAAVLGAELTVPDLTQTVILTRAEGRTPVPDREKLRDLASHHCTVALFLSATLAKKVVVEFLAAGWSEDTPVAVVQRATWPDQKIVRTTLAQLPTDLRAAGITMHAMILAGWALDPGLVDKDAHRSKLYDKSFTHGYRKGVKPGE, from the coding sequence ATGAGTTTGGAGCCGAAAGTATATATTGTAGGAGCGGGGCCTGGTGATCCTGAGCTGATTACCGTCAAAGGCTCCAGAATTTTACGTACAGCAGATGTGGTACTGTATACGGATTCACTTGTGAACGACGAGCTGATTGCTACGGCTAAGCCAGAGGCGCAGGTACTGCAAAGCTCAGGCATGGATCTGGAGCGGCAGGTTGAAATTATGAGTGAGGCTGTGCTGGCTGGACGCAGTGTAGCTCGTGTACATACGGGTGACCCGGCAGTGTACGGCGCGATTTTGGAGCAAATGGTGCTGCTGAAGCAGCGCGGAGTCGCTTACGAAATCGTGCCGGGCGTCAGCTCGGTCTTCGCTTCTGCTGCCGTACTTGGCGCTGAGCTGACTGTGCCTGACCTGACGCAAACCGTCATCCTGACGCGTGCGGAGGGCCGCACACCTGTACCGGATCGGGAAAAGCTGCGCGACCTGGCATCCCATCACTGTACAGTGGCTCTATTCCTCAGTGCAACGCTGGCGAAAAAAGTGGTCGTTGAGTTTCTGGCGGCAGGCTGGAGCGAGGACACGCCTGTAGCGGTTGTGCAGCGTGCAACCTGGCCGGACCAAAAAATCGTGCGCACAACGCTCGCTCAATTGCCTACAGATCTGCGGGCAGCGGGAATCACGATGCATGCCATGATTTTGGCAGGCTGGGCGCTGGACCCTGGTCTGGTGGACAAGGACGCCCATCGTTCCAAGCTGTATGATAAGTCGTTCACTCACGGCTACCGGAAGGGAGTGAAGCCTGGTGAGTAA
- the cobI gene encoding precorrin-2 C(20)-methyltransferase, giving the protein MNMAATGTLYGVGVGPGDPELITVKAYRMIQECAVVAYPKKRRGGKSYAHEIVELYVNPEEKEMLGLIFPMTKDPVVLEREWNKTVMACWEALSQGKDVAFVTEGDPNLYSTFIHLARLMKDLHPEVPIVSIPGISSVLGAAAALELPLADGDQQVGIIPATDDREAMKRAIENHDTVVFIKVAKVLDLILDVLDELNLGDRASVITKVTSPYEMVWHDARELRGQELEYLSLMVVSK; this is encoded by the coding sequence ATGAATATGGCGGCAACAGGAACACTTTACGGCGTAGGCGTGGGGCCGGGTGATCCCGAGCTGATTACGGTCAAGGCGTATCGCATGATTCAGGAATGCGCGGTTGTGGCTTATCCGAAGAAACGTCGGGGGGGCAAATCGTATGCCCATGAAATTGTGGAGCTGTACGTAAACCCGGAGGAAAAAGAGATGCTGGGGCTGATTTTTCCAATGACCAAGGACCCGGTGGTACTGGAGCGGGAGTGGAACAAAACGGTGATGGCCTGCTGGGAGGCTCTGAGTCAAGGCAAGGATGTAGCCTTTGTCACAGAAGGAGACCCCAATCTGTACAGTACCTTTATTCACTTGGCACGGCTCATGAAGGATCTTCATCCCGAGGTGCCGATTGTGTCTATTCCGGGCATTTCGTCCGTGTTGGGAGCGGCGGCGGCCCTGGAATTGCCTTTGGCAGACGGAGATCAGCAGGTCGGTATTATTCCGGCTACGGATGATCGGGAAGCGATGAAGCGGGCGATTGAAAATCACGATACGGTCGTGTTTATCAAGGTTGCCAAGGTGCTGGATCTGATATTGGATGTGTTGGATGAGCTGAATCTGGGGGATCGGGCGTCTGTCATTACCAAGGTTACTTCTCCTTATGAAATGGTATGGCATGACGCGCGCGAGCTGCGCGGACAGGAGCTTGAATATTTGAGTCTGATGGTGGTGAGCAAATGA
- a CDS encoding bifunctional cobalt-precorrin-7 (C(5))-methyltransferase/cobalt-precorrin-6B (C(15))-methyltransferase — MSRVIRVIGIGENGAAGLSQETLERIERADVLVGGERQLAFFPTAAGEKRTLKSGFSAVVEELGRLREDKDIVVLASGDPLFFGIAGYLSAKLGAEHLDILPHLSSVQLAFARLGESWQDAVLESVHGRPMTGLAQRIDGQNKVALLTDDRNHPAAVAAYLLHYGMTEYDAFVGERLGGPDEAYRHYTLEEMAQGEFQSLNVVILRRRKGADVPAIRRGFGFEDAEFHQRKPEKGLITKREVRVFSLSELRLTERSIVWDIGAGSGSVAVECARLAKYGQVFAIEKNEGDLVNVEANKIKFRTDFPVIHAKAPAGLDELPDPDAVFIGGSGGELTELIRLCASRLRTDGRIVVNAATIETLHDGMKAMQEAGLDTSVTLLQTARSKPILNMTRFDGLNPIYVITGRPTMEAADEVAGE; from the coding sequence GTGAGTAGAGTGATCCGTGTCATTGGTATTGGTGAAAATGGAGCGGCAGGTCTGTCGCAGGAGACGTTGGAGCGAATCGAGCGTGCGGACGTGCTGGTTGGGGGAGAGCGTCAACTGGCCTTTTTTCCAACAGCCGCAGGGGAAAAACGAACATTAAAGAGCGGCTTCTCCGCCGTGGTGGAAGAATTGGGACGTTTGCGTGAGGACAAGGATATTGTTGTGCTTGCGTCAGGCGATCCGCTTTTTTTTGGCATCGCAGGGTATTTATCCGCCAAGCTGGGGGCTGAGCATCTGGATATTTTGCCGCATCTCAGCTCGGTTCAGTTGGCGTTTGCGCGTTTGGGCGAGAGCTGGCAGGATGCGGTGCTGGAAAGCGTACACGGCCGTCCGATGACCGGACTGGCACAGCGGATCGACGGACAGAACAAGGTCGCGCTGCTGACGGACGACCGGAATCATCCCGCCGCAGTTGCTGCCTATCTGCTGCATTACGGCATGACCGAATACGATGCCTTTGTCGGTGAGCGTTTGGGCGGTCCGGATGAGGCGTATCGGCATTATACGCTGGAAGAGATGGCACAGGGGGAGTTCCAATCACTGAATGTGGTTATTTTGCGCCGCCGTAAAGGTGCGGATGTACCAGCGATTCGTCGGGGGTTTGGTTTCGAGGACGCGGAATTTCACCAGCGCAAGCCGGAAAAAGGGCTGATTACGAAGCGTGAAGTGCGCGTGTTCAGTTTGTCCGAGCTGCGTCTGACCGAGCGAAGCATCGTATGGGACATTGGCGCAGGCTCAGGGTCTGTAGCTGTGGAATGCGCGCGACTGGCCAAGTACGGGCAAGTATTTGCCATTGAGAAGAATGAAGGCGATCTGGTCAATGTGGAAGCGAACAAGATCAAATTCCGTACCGATTTTCCGGTCATTCACGCCAAAGCACCTGCCGGACTGGACGAGCTGCCAGACCCGGATGCAGTGTTTATCGGCGGAAGCGGGGGAGAACTGACGGAGCTGATTCGTCTGTGTGCTTCCCGTCTGCGTACGGATGGACGTATTGTAGTGAATGCTGCGACGATTGAGACGCTGCATGACGGTATGAAGGCGATGCAGGAAGCAGGACTGGACACCTCGGTGACGTTACTGCAAACAGCGCGTAGCAAGCCGATTTTGAATATGACACGTTTTGACGGACTGAATCCGATCTATGTCATTACGGGACGGCCGACGATGGAAGCGGCTGACGAGGTAGCAGGGGAGTAA
- a CDS encoding cobalt-precorrin-5B (C(1))-methyltransferase, which produces MEKEATSADRPKRMKSGEAPAPDKPMRSGFTTGACAAAVAKGAVQLLITGIPPKEAVISLPAGFDHAFELIEPVLNADEASCTTIKDGGDDPDATHQARIIASVSWREEPGIELDGGIGVGRVTKPGLPVPVGEAAINPVPRRMIMEAVTGVLEEHGSAKGVRVVISVPDGEEIAKKTLNGRLGILGGISILGTRGVVVPFSTSAYKASVVQAISVAQAMDCKEIVLTTGGSSEKYAMQMYDQLTEEAFIQMGDFVGFAIKHGKRLGMKKIILVGMPGKLSKVAQGVMMVHSKSAPVDFGFLAKVAREAGVDESLAAAVAEANTATQVADMMTEANVLSFFEKLCTYGCQHCLEHAGGGIVVEMVLVTLKGNVLGRARVGE; this is translated from the coding sequence ATGGAAAAGGAAGCGACGTCCGCCGACAGGCCCAAACGGATGAAAAGCGGTGAAGCTCCCGCGCCGGACAAGCCGATGCGGTCAGGCTTTACGACTGGAGCCTGTGCGGCTGCGGTTGCCAAAGGAGCGGTGCAACTGCTCATCACGGGCATTCCGCCGAAGGAAGCGGTGATATCGCTGCCAGCGGGATTCGATCATGCGTTCGAGCTGATCGAGCCTGTGCTGAACGCGGACGAGGCTTCCTGTACGACGATCAAGGACGGCGGCGATGACCCGGATGCGACGCATCAGGCGAGAATTATCGCGTCCGTCAGTTGGCGGGAGGAGCCGGGCATTGAACTCGACGGCGGCATCGGCGTGGGGCGGGTGACGAAGCCCGGCCTGCCTGTGCCTGTCGGGGAAGCGGCGATTAATCCTGTGCCGCGCCGAATGATTATGGAGGCCGTCACAGGCGTGCTTGAGGAGCATGGATCGGCCAAAGGTGTCCGTGTCGTCATCAGCGTACCGGACGGCGAAGAAATCGCCAAGAAGACGCTGAATGGGCGACTTGGTATTCTTGGCGGTATCTCCATACTGGGTACGCGAGGTGTGGTGGTTCCATTTTCTACCTCAGCTTATAAAGCGAGTGTCGTGCAGGCCATATCGGTTGCGCAAGCCATGGATTGCAAGGAAATTGTCCTGACCACAGGCGGTAGCAGTGAAAAATATGCAATGCAAATGTACGATCAGTTGACGGAAGAAGCTTTTATTCAGATGGGCGATTTTGTCGGCTTTGCGATCAAGCACGGAAAACGGCTGGGAATGAAGAAAATTATTCTCGTCGGCATGCCCGGCAAGCTGTCGAAGGTCGCTCAAGGTGTCATGATGGTTCATTCCAAGAGCGCCCCGGTGGATTTTGGCTTTTTGGCCAAGGTCGCGCGTGAAGCGGGTGTGGACGAGTCGCTTGCAGCAGCGGTGGCCGAGGCGAATACAGCTACCCAGGTGGCGGATATGATGACCGAGGCGAATGTGCTGAGTTTTTTTGAAAAGCTGTGCACCTATGGCTGTCAGCATTGTTTGGAGCATGCAGGTGGTGGAATTGTCGTAGAAATGGTACTGGTAACGCTGAAAGGAAACGTGCTGGGGAGGGCGAGAGTCGGTGAGTAG
- a CDS encoding precorrin-8X methylmutase — protein MDFKTDFKPLTVQPQEIEGKSFEMITEELGEHPFTEAQYPVVQRVIHASADFELGRSMVFHPKAIEAGVAAIRAGQQVVADVQMIQAGLSKDRIRQFGGDVHVYISDPDVMEEAKRLNTTRAIISMRKAIQAGEGGIYAIGNAPTALLELIRLVKEGAAKPGLIIGMPVGFVSAAESKDELRKLDIPFITNIGRKGGSTIVVAALNAISLMAVR, from the coding sequence ATGGATTTTAAAACAGATTTCAAACCGCTGACGGTGCAGCCGCAGGAGATTGAGGGCAAAAGCTTCGAGATGATCACGGAAGAACTGGGAGAGCATCCTTTTACAGAAGCGCAATATCCAGTCGTACAGCGCGTTATTCACGCGTCTGCTGATTTCGAGCTGGGTCGCAGCATGGTGTTTCATCCAAAAGCGATTGAAGCCGGGGTTGCAGCCATTCGCGCAGGGCAGCAGGTCGTTGCGGACGTGCAAATGATTCAGGCGGGTCTGAGCAAGGATCGTATCCGTCAGTTTGGCGGGGATGTGCATGTCTATATTTCTGACCCGGACGTGATGGAGGAAGCGAAAAGACTGAATACGACACGCGCCATCATTTCGATGCGCAAAGCGATTCAGGCAGGCGAAGGCGGTATTTATGCGATCGGTAATGCACCGACAGCTCTGCTGGAGCTGATTCGTCTGGTAAAAGAAGGAGCGGCCAAGCCCGGCCTGATTATCGGGATGCCTGTTGGCTTCGTATCGGCGGCAGAATCGAAGGACGAGCTGCGCAAGCTCGATATTCCGTTCATTACGAACATTGGGCGTAAGGGCGGCAGTACCATCGTCGTGGCGGCATTGAATGCAATCTCCTTAATGGCTGTCCGCTAG